A DNA window from Theobroma cacao cultivar B97-61/B2 chromosome 5, Criollo_cocoa_genome_V2, whole genome shotgun sequence contains the following coding sequences:
- the LOC18598737 gene encoding uncharacterized protein LOC18598737 codes for MGQNASAGKKKGKEIDAVIEKCYQTYFKDKKDWTSAKFYGAVCETVEEINKKLGSTQLSVPKTTTLELAYGRYKEAAEGELSKEEFQGILQEVLIETGFTGIGAKDILLYLFGIPVTGLMIKKRAALKIHDDLFIPAITSATVFLLAKLKKI; via the exons ATGGGCCAAAACGCATCAGCTG GAAAGAAGAAGGGTAAAGAAATTGATGCCGTGATAGAGAAATGCTACCAAACTTATTTTAAAGACAAGAAAGATTGGACTTCAGCTAAGTTCTACGGAGCAGTATGCGAAACTGTCGA agaaatcaacaaaaagCTTGGAAGCACGCAGTTAAGTGTGCCAAAGACTACGACGCTGGAGCTAGCCTATGGG AGATACAAGGAAGCAGCAGAAGGAGAATTGTCAAAAGAAGAGTTTCAAGGGATTCTCCAGGAAGTGCTAATTGAGACTGGATTTACAGGAATTGGAGCCAAGGACATACTCTTGTACCTATTCGGGATCCCGGTTACAGGCTTAATGATCAAGAAACGTGCAGCCCTCAAAATCCATGACGATTTATTCATCCCTGCTATCACCTCGGCCACTGTTTTCCTCCTtgcaaaactaaaaaaaatttga
- the LOC18598738 gene encoding phosphatidylinositol 4-phosphate 5-kinase 5: MNKEQSSVLRAWEATVRKTQAAKKRANSIFGTISMANAAEDDPEDDNDKSVSISGDAHFAEKILPNGDYYTGHWYDNFPNGQGKYLWTDGCMYVGEWNRGKTMGRGRFSWPSGATYEGEFKSGYMDGTGIYTGSNGDTYKGQWVMNLKHGHGLKNYSNGDWYDGEWRRGLQEGHGKYQWKDGDHYVGEWKNGVICGKGTFVWSNGNKYDGYWEDGMPKGNGTYQWPDGSFYVGNWSKDPDEQNGTCYPSESSLAANLEWDPKHVFSELADCKICPGERVSILPSQKKLAIWYSTKGGDKPRRMSVDGRVSVGIERPFDKMNMWETDGDGHDLGEVRRDLDCELLGVHHDDTNPKFNLGLPLKAPKPGKRQGETISKGHKNYELMLNLQLGIRHSVGRPAPATSLDLKASAFDPKEKIWTRFPPEGSKYTPPHQSSEFKWKDYCPVVFRTLRKLFKVDPADYMISICGNDALRELSSPGKSGSFFYLTDDDRYMIKTMKKSEVKVLLRMLSAYYNHVRSFENTLVIKYYGLHCVKLTGPTQKKVRFIIMGNLLRSEYTIHRRFDLKGSSLGRITEKPESEIDDTTILKDLDLNFIFKLQKAWFQEFCRQIDRDCEFLEQERTMDYSLLVGLHFREISTHGELIPCGRRTPSGNSENESAPRLSRTDVDQLLLDPKRWASIKLGANMPARVERTIRKPESELQLVGEQTGECYEVVMFFGIIDILQDYDITKKLEHAYKSIHYDPTSISAVDPKQYSKRFRDFIFRVFAEDT, from the exons ATGAACAAAGAGCAAAGTAGTGTTCTAAGGGCATGGGAGGCCACCGTACGCAAAACACAAGCGGCCAAAAAGCGCGCAAATAGCATTTTCGGGACAATATCTATGGCAAATGCAGCAGAGGATGATCCTGaagatgataatgataaaagTGTAAGCATCTCTGGGGATGCACACTTTGCAGAGAAAATTCTACCTAATGGGGATTACTATACCGGGCACTGGTATGACAATTTTCCTAATGGACAAGGAAAGTATTTATGGACCGACGGGTGCATGTACGTAGGAGAGTGGAACAGAGGCAAAACTATGGGGAGAGGAAGGTTTAGTTGGCCCTCCGGTGCTACTTACGAGGGGGAGTTCAAAAGCGGATATATGGATGGGACAGGTATATATACCGGATCAAATGGGGACACTTATAAGGGACAATGGGTGATGAACTTGAAACATGGTCATGGCTTAAAGAACTATTCCAACGGAGATTGGTATGATGGGGAATGGCGCCGTGGCTTGCAAGAAGGGCATGGGAAATATCAATGGAAGGATGGGGACCATTATGTAGGAGAGTGGAAGAATGGTGTGATTTGTGGCAAGGGAACTTTTGTATGGAGTAATGGGAATAAGTATGATGGCTATTGGGAAGATGGTATGCCCAAGGGAAATGGAACTTATCAATGGCCCGATGGAAGTTTCTATGTTGGGAACTGGAGTAAGGACCCAGATGAACAAAATGGGACTTGCTACCCTTCAGAGTCCTCGCTGGCTGCAAATCTTGAATGGGATCCTAAACATGTGTTTAGTGAGCTGGCTGACTGCAAGATTTGCCCGGGTGAAAGGGTTTCCATCTTACCGTCACAAAAAAAACTGGCAATCTGGTATTCAACCAAGGGAGGGGACAAACCAAGGAGAATGTCAGTTGATGGGAGGGTAAGCGTAGGCATAGAGAGGCCATTTGATAAAATGAACATGTGGGAGACTGATGGCGATGGTCATGATTTAGGAGAAGTGAGGAGAGATTTGGATTGTGAGCTGTTAGGTGTACATCATGATGACACAAACCCAAAGTTCAACCTGGGATTGCCATTGAAAGCTCCAAAACCAGGAAAAAGACAAGGAGAAACGATATCCAAAGGCCACAAGAACTATGAGCTTATGCTCAATCTGCAATTGGGAATCAG GCATTCTGTAGGAAGACCTGCTCCAGCCACATCCCTTGATCTTAAGGCTTCAGCTTTTGACCCAAAGGAGAAAATTTGGACTAGATTTCCTCCAGAAGGCAGCAAATACACTCCACCACATCAATCTAGTGAATTTAAATGGAAGGATTATTGTCCAGTAGTTTTCAG GACTTTGAGGAAGTTGTTCAAGGTAGATCCTGCAGATTACATGATATCAATTTGTGGGAACGATGCACTTAGGGAACTATCATCCCCTGGTAAAAGTGGTAGCTTCTTTTACTTGACCGATGATGACCGATACATGATAAAGACAATGAAGAAGTCAGAAGTGAAA GTACTTTTAAGGATGCTTTCAGCCTATTACAACCACGTTCGATCCTTTGAGAACACTTTGGTGATAAAATATTACGGTTTGCACTGCGTGAAGTTAACTGGGCCAACTCAAAAAAAG GTACGGTTCATTATTATGGGGAACCTCTTACGCTCCGAGTATACAATTCATAGACGCTTTGACTTGAAAGGATCTTCTCTAGGGCGCATAACAGAGAAGCCTGAGTCTGAGATCGATGACACCACCATACTTAAGGACCTTGATCTCAATTTCATATTCAAACTGCAGAAAGCTTGGTTTCAAGAGTTTTGTAG GCAAATAGATAGGGATTGTGAGTTTCTTGAACAGGAGAGAACTATGGACTATAGTCTTCTGGTGGGTCTTCACTTTAGAGAAATATCAACTCATGGAGAGCTAATCCCTTGTGGAAGGCGGACTCCATCCG GCAATTCTGAGAACGAATCAGCTCCTCGTCTTTCTAGAACAGATGTGGATCAACTTCTTCTAGACCCTAAGAG GTGGGCTAGCATCAAGCTGGGTGCTAACATGCCAGCACGTGTAGAAAGAACTATAAGAAAACCAGAAAGTGAACTACAGCTGGTGGGAGAACAGACGGGGGAGTGTTACGAAGTGGTAATGTTCTTTGGCATCATTGACATACTTCAAGATTATGACATTACCAAGAAGTTGGAGCATGCATATAAGTCCATCCATTATGACCCTACGTCAATATCAGCTGTGGATCCAAAGCAGTACTCTAAGCGATTCCGTGATTTCATATTTAGAGTTTTTGCTGAAGATACTTAG